The following coding sequences are from one Diospyros lotus cultivar Yz01 chromosome 7, ASM1463336v1, whole genome shotgun sequence window:
- the LOC127806604 gene encoding uncharacterized protein LOC127806604, which produces MLGFSARLHPPNALPSITSTPPKPLKSRSSTPKSPPHKTLPRNNPRKFAVRAENGNGNGGIATNAKEEKEAKKNGGDGEEDPRRNGQPRFNLRWVDLVVDRDPDNILAVGLTGILTWASVQVLWQLLLISVAIVVAALKYSFIAALLIFILVTLL; this is translated from the coding sequence ATGTTAGGGTTCAGTGCTCGACTGCATCCGCCAAACGCCCTTCCTTCAATCACATCAACACCACCCAAACCCCTCAAATCGCGATCTTCGACACCCAAATCCCCACCACATAAAACCCTCCCAAGAAACAATCCGAGAAAATTTGCGGTGCGAGCAGAGAACGGGAACGGAAACGGCGGCATCGCCACCAATGCCAAGGAAGAGAAGGAGGCGAAGAAGAATGGCGGCGACGGTGAGGAGGATCCGAGGAGGAACGGGCAGCCAAGATTCAATCTGAGGTGGGTGGATTTGGTGGTGGACCGAGACCCGGACAACATCCTGGCCGTGGGATTGACGGGGATACTGACGTGGGCGAGCGTGCAGGTGCTGTGGCAGCTGCTGTTGATATCGGTGGCCATAGTGGTGGCTGCTCTCAAGTATTCTTTCATTGCCGCTCTTCTCATTTTCATCCTCGTTACCCtgctttga